A window of Excalfactoria chinensis isolate bCotChi1 chromosome Z, bCotChi1.hap2, whole genome shotgun sequence contains these coding sequences:
- the PDE4D gene encoding 3',5'-cyclic-AMP phosphodiesterase 4D isoform X3, translated as MPEANYLLSVSWGYIKFKRMLNRELTHLSEMSRSGNQVSEYISNTFLDKQHEVEIPSPTQKEKEKKKRPMSQISGVKKLMHSSSLTNSSIPRFGVKTDQEDVLAKELEDVNKWGLQVFRVAELSGNRPLTVIMHTVFQERDLLKTFKIPVDTLITYLMTLEDHYHADVAYHNNIHAADVVQSTHVLLSTPALEAVFTDLEILAAIFASAIHDVDHPGVSNQFLINTNSELALMYNDSSVLENHHLAVGFKLLQEENCDIFQNLTKKQRQSLRKMVIDIVLATDMSKHMNLLADLKTMVETKKVTSSGVLLLDNYSDRIQVLQNMVHCADLSNPTKPLHLYRQWTDRIMEEFFRQGDRERERGMEISPMCDKHNASVEKSQVGFIDYIVHPLWETWADLVHPDAQDILDTLEDNREWYQSTIPQSPSPAPDDQEEGRQGQTEKFQFELTLEEDGESDTEKDSGSQVEEDTSCSDSKTLCTQDSESTEIPLDEQVGEEVEEEENQTEPCVVDHSPDT; from the exons TTTAAAAGAATGCTCAACCGGGAGCTAACTCACCTGTCTGAAATGAGCAGATCAGGCAACCAGGTCTCAGAATATATATCGAACACATTTTTAG ATAAGCAACATGAAGTTGAAATCCCTTCTCcaacacagaaagagaaagagaaaaagaagagaccAATGTCTCAGATCAGCGGAGTCAAAAAACTGATGCACAGCTCCAGTTTAACCAATTCCAGTATTCCCAGGTTTGGAGTTAAAACAGACCAAGAAGATGTTCTTGCCAAG GAACTAGAAGATGTGAACAAATGGGGCCTTCAGGTTTTCAGAGTGGCAGAGCTCTCCGGAAACAGACCTTTGACAGTCATCATGCACACCGTTTTTCAG gAACGAGATctgttaaaaacatttaaaattccAGTGGATACTTTAATAACTTACCTGATGACCTTAGAAGACCACTACCATGCAGATGTAGCATATCACAATAACATACATGCTGCAGATGTTGTTCAGTCAACCCATGTTCTGCTGTCAACCCCAGCATTAGAG GCAGTGTTCACTGATTTGGAGATTCTTGCAGCAATTTTTGCCAGTGCAATACATGATGTAGATCATCCTGGGGTTTCAAACCAGTTTCTTATCAACACAA ATTCTGAACTTGCCTTGATGTACAATGACTCATCAGTACTGGAGAATCATCACTTAGCTGTGGGCTTCAAGCTGCTACAGGAAGAAAATTGTGACATTTTCCAGAATTTGACCAAAAAACAGAGGCAATCATTGAGAAAAATGGTCATTGACATT GTCCTTGCTACAGACATGTCTAAGCATATGAATCTTTTGGCTGATTTAAAAACTATGGTTGAAACCAAAAAAGTGACAAGTTCTGGTGTCCTACTTCTTGATAACTATTCAGATAGGATTCAG GTTCTTCAGAATATGGTGCACTGTGCAGATCTCAGCAATCCAACCAAGCCACTCCATCTCTACCGCCAATGGACAGACAGGATAATGGAGGAATTCTTCCGCCAAGGAGATcgggaaagagagagaggaatggAGATAAGTCCCATGTGTGATAAGCACAATGCGTCTGTAGAAAAATCACAG GTGGGCTTTATTGACTACATTGTTCATCCTCTGTGGGAGACATGGGCAGATCTCGTTCACCCGGATGCCCAGGATATCTTGGATACACTGGAGGACAATCGAGAATGGTACCAGAGCACAATCCCTCAGAGTCCCTCTCCTGCACCTGATGACCAGGAAGAGGGTAGACAGGGTCAGACTGAAAAATTCCAGTTTGAACTAACACTGGAGGAAGATGGTGAGTCAGACACTGAAAAGGACAGTGGAAGTCAAGTAGAAGAAGACACCAGCTGCAGCGACTCGAAGACCCTTTGCACGCAGGATTCAGAATCTACTGAAATTCCTCTTGATGAGCAAGTAGGGGAAGAAgtagaggaagaggagaatcagACAGAACCTTGTGTAGTAGACCATTCTCCTGACACGTAA